A window of Littorina saxatilis isolate snail1 linkage group LG7, US_GU_Lsax_2.0, whole genome shotgun sequence contains these coding sequences:
- the LOC138971551 gene encoding protein draper-like isoform X2, protein MLILRLTTALFLLTAGVLAANKTAGESCTATDTCTFPDSYCDASQTKTCQCNTGFALAGSTCARVHGQACDASMCAHQDMICKDNKCACDTTANVKAGSANDDTCECADSYTRRSSDSKCVKKLTQACTADADCVDNAECSSQKKCACKTGYKVITSRETRCTACADGFVEESGVCKAISGESCTPGANTCVNNSTCTGGTGTTKGTCICNDADNVMADTFTGKCKCKANYGLTAAGKCALVDGQGCSAATDKCVDNAVCKTRTNEQVQKCTCDDTKLFAADPRLKLCVCDSAKAWGKDGKCYLKNGQQCSNVAECYPAPGRVCRAVTNGGDTVCTCDENKHFVTIDRGFICSEICFVYCYFIDTKHGRT, encoded by the exons ATGTTGATCCTGCGTCTAACCACCGCCCTGTTTCTTCTAACAGCAG GAGTGCTGGCTGCCAACAAAACAGCAGGCGAGAGCTGTACGGCAACCGATACTTGCACATTTCCTGACTCCTACTGTGATGCCAGTCAAACCAAGACTTGCCAATGCAACACTGGTTTCGCCCTCGCAGGGTCAACATGTG CTCGCGTGCACGGACAAGCGTGCGACGCCAGCATGTGCGCGCACCAAGACATGATCTGTAAAGACAACAAGTGTGCCTGCGACACGACCGCCAACGTGAAGGCGGGAAGTGCTAATGACGATACCTGTG AATGTGCTGATTCCTATACGAGGCGGTCATCAGACTCAAAGTGTG TGAAAAAGTTGACGCAAGCGTGCACGGCAGACGCTGACTGTGTTGACAATGCGGAGTGCTCGTCACAGAAAAAGTGTGCGTGCAAGACAGGCTACAAAGTCATCACCAGTCGAGAAACACGCTGCA CTGCTTGCGCCGATGGATTTGTCGAAGAGAGCGGAGTTTGCA AGGCGATATCCGGGGAGTCCTGCACGCCTGGTGCAAACACCTGCGTTAATAATTCCACCTGTACCGGGGGAACAGGGACGACAAAAGGCACCTGCATCTGTAACGATGCAGATAACGTCATGGCAGATACCTTCACCGGCAAATGCA AATGCAAAGCCAATTATGGACTCACCGCTGCGGGAAAGTGCG CGCTGGTGGACGGTCAGGGGTGTTCAGCGGCAACGGATAAGTGCGTTGACAACGCAGTGTGTAAAACTAGAACCAATGAACAAGTTCAGAAATGCACATGCGATGATACTAAGCTCTTTGCTGCTGACCCACGCCTCAAACTATGCG TGTGCGATTCAGCCAAAGCATGGGGCAAGGATGGCAAGTGTT acTTGAAGAACGGACAGCAATGCAGCAATGTTGCGGAATGTTATCCCGCCCCTGGCCGGGTTTGCCGCGCTGTGACCAACGGTGGAGACACAGTCTGCACATGTGACGAGAATAAACACTTCGTGACCATTGATCGGGGCTTTATCTGTAGTGAGAtctgttttgtttattgctatTTCATTGACACGAAGCATGGCCGGACCTAA
- the LOC138970213 gene encoding golgin subfamily A member 6-like protein 22, producing MVDYATRYVEATPLKDIRTETVSEALWVMWTKVGIPREVLTDRGSQFTSEVMEEVNKLLNIKGIHTTPWHPQTNGLTEKFNSTLKHMMKKLCQEQPKDWDKFLPALLFANREVPQESLKFSPFELLYGREVRGPMQILRQVWTNEDTADETRSTVSHIVDLTNKIEKTCETAKNNLSKAALKYTKTYNKKTKERSLAVGDKVLLLLPEKHNKLQLTWKGPYPVVEKVGSCNYRVKIKGRDKLLHANLLKLYVERESESKENRSEQTKAKTIVEVPEINQDQADLLQNQSRWIRDQASRLQDQDIRLEDHEERLQIQDSLLKNQSRLIQDKVSCLKDQDGRLQDQDKRLGDYEKRLQIQDSLLQNQSHFTEDQASLLKDHDSRLQDLAGLLKIHSRFNKNQASLLKDHDSRLQDQDTRLGDHEERLQIQDSLLQNQSRFTQDQASLLKDHDSRLQDLAGLLKKQSRFNKNRASRLKNHDRRLHDQTSLLQNQSRLMEDKASRLQDQDKRLRDHEERLQIQDSLLKKQSHFNKNQASLLKDHESRLQDLAGLLQNQSLFIQDQTSLLQDQDGLLKDHDSRLGRSTSEPVTFYSGPDQSS from the exons ATGGTAGACTACGCTACACGGTACGTAGAGGCTACACCACTCAAAGACATCAGAACAGAAACAGTGAGTGAAGCTTTGTGGGTCATGTGGACAAAAGTGGGCATTCCTCGAGAGGTACTGACTGATAGGGGTAGCCAGTTCACTAGCGAAGTTATGGAAGAAGTAAACAAACTTCTGAACATCAAAGGCATCCATACTACACCGTGGCATCCTCAGACAAACGGGTTGACTGAAAAATTCAACTCTACGCTCAAACACATGATGAAAAAGCTTTGCCAAGAGCAACCAAAAGACTGGGACAAGTTTCTCCCTGCGCTACTGTTCGCGAACAGGGAAGTCCCACAAGAAAGTCTGAAATTCTCACCATTTGAACTGCTGTATGGCAGAGAAGTCAGAGGTCCCATGCAAATTTTACGTCAAGTATGGACAAATGAGGACACAGCAGATGAGACACGTTCCACTGTCAGTCATATTGTTGATCTCACGAACAAAATCGAGAAGACTTGCGAGACTGCCAAGAACAATCTCAGCAAAGCTGCTCTCAAATACACAAAGACGTACaacaaaaagacgaaagagagaAGTCTAGCGGTTGGAGACAAAGTGTTGCTTTTGTTGCCTGAGAAGCACAATAAATTGCAGCTGACATGGAAGGGTCCGTACCCAGTGGTGGAGAAGGTCGGTAGTTGCAACTACAGGGTGAAAATCAAGGGACGTGACAAGCTGTTACATGCAAATCTGCTGAAGTTGTATGTAGAACGCGAGTCAGAGTCCAAAGAGAACAGGTCTGAGCAAACCAAAGCCAAGACTATAGTGGAAGTTCCAGAAAta AACCAAGACCAAGCCGATCTGCTACAGAACCAGTCACGTTGGATTCGAGATCAGGCCAGTCGTCTTCAGGACCAGGACATACGTCTTGAGGATCACGAAGAACGCCTTCAGATTCAGGACAGTCTTCTTAAGAACCAGTCACGTTTAATTCAAGACAAGGTCAGCTGTCTTAAGGATCAAGATGGTCGTCTTCAGGACCAGGACAAACGTCTTGGGGATTACGAAAAACGCCTTCAGATCCAGGACAGTCTACTTCAGAACCAGTCACATTTCACCGAGGACCAGGCCAGTCTTCTTAAAGATCATGATAGTCGTCTTCAGGACCTGGCTGGTCTACTTAAGATACATTCACGTTTTAACAAGAACCAAGCCAGTCTTCTTAAAGATCACGATAGTCGTCTTCAGGACCAGGACACACGTCTTGGGGATCACGAAGAACGCCTTCAGATCCAGGACAGTCTACTTCAGAACCAGTCACGTTTTACCCAGGACCAGGCCAGTCTTCTTAAAGATCACGATAGTCGTCTTCAGGACTTGGCTGGTCTACTTAAGAAACAGTCACGTTTTAACAAGAACCGAGCCAGTCGTCTTAAAAATCACGATAGGCGTCTTCATGACCAGACCAGTCTACTTCAGAACCAGTCACGTTTGATGGAAGACAAGGCCAGTCGTCTTCAGGACCAGGACAAACGTCTTAGGGATCACGAAGAACGCCTTCAGATCCAGGACAGTCTTCTTAAGAAACAGTCACATTTTAACAAGAACCAGGCCAGTCTTCTCAAAGATCACGAAAGTCGTCTTCAGGACCTGGCCGGTCTACTTCAGAACCAGTCACTTTTTATTCAGGACCAGACCAGTCTTCTTCAGGATCAAGATGGTCTTCTCAAAGATCACGATAGTCGTCTTGGTCGGTCTACTTCAGAACCAGTCACGTTTTATTCAGGACCAGACCAGTCTTCTTAA